The following nucleotide sequence is from Carassius gibelio isolate Cgi1373 ecotype wild population from Czech Republic chromosome A24, carGib1.2-hapl.c, whole genome shotgun sequence.
AATCCTCTTCATTCCTGCAAAGGCTGAAGTACTGCTGGTGTATCTTCACAAACTCCTGCTCCACAACATGATTAGGGTAAAAGCAATCAGAGAGACTGGATACGATGTCCATACACACAGTTAACTGGTTGTAGTATCTGGACATAGgcatgtgagagagagacagcgagagagagagagagagagagagagagagagagggagagggagagagagagagagtcaataaaaaaagaaaaagctgtgttttgatctttctattcattaaagaattccgacgtatataaaatgtatcacagtttacgcaaaaaatgaatgttttaatgagcagcaaatcagcatattagaatgatttctgaagaatcgtgtgacactgaagactggaggaatgatgctgaaaaaaatacaatttatattatattcacatagaaaacagttgttttgaattgcatttatatttcacaatattgttgtaTTTACTGtccaaacttttaaaatgtaggtAGTGCTACTGTTGTCTTATGAATTCGTCTTAAAGTGAGTTGTGCAGTATTTGGCAGAAAACAGTGGCAAAATCATTCTGGTTCACAACAACAGTTCTTATCTATCTAGTTCTCTCTCTTTTAATAGACCAGAAGGTCTCTGAGTCCTCTAAGTTGCCAGCAACAGGCTTCAAGATTatctaatctttttttaaaacatccTTCAATTGTTTCCCTGCTCATTTCCTTCCTTTATGCATATACTATGTAGTTTAGCAACATTTGTCATTTCTCAGTACAACTTGTGCATACAGAATgaaaagataagataagataagataagaaacACTTTATTCGCCAAATGCATCAGCAGATACACAGGAATTTGATATGGCCATCAGTAACACACAAactcaacacacaaacatatacgcGTATAGCTGCAAAAGCATGCCTAAAACAAtccatcaaataataaaatagtccAAAAATAGTGATTAAAGTGATTAAAGAGTAAAATACGATACTACTCTAGAAGTGTCTCCTTTTAAGTAATGTCACATGACTTACCTTATCACAATCTCCATAATACACCAGTTCTCCCCTCCAATTTCACTCATGACTTCACTGAAAATCTCCGAGCAATTTCTACAATAATCCTTCAACTTCTCCTCTCGACAGTGACTGAAGCGTTTTTGAAAACTTTGATTCTGAAAATTCTCTGAGACACAAGAGATTTTTTAATGGCTGATAACAAGTGATCTAGTGAAGATTAATAGCTCACACATAAAGCATCACAAAACTGTCTTACCACTGTCCTCATATGTGACGTTGGGTCTCTCTGAAAAAGTGAAAATGTCATTATGAATGTCAAAAGTGTATGCGATGAGATCAAGTTTAAATAATGCAGACATTACAGTACGTACCCGTGTTTAAATAATTGTTCAGTTCTTGCTGTACACTTTCATTTTTGACTCTGATACTCTCATCTTGAGAAAAGACCATTACAGAATGAATAAAATGACATTTGATCCTTCTTATTATGAATGCAATACAATATAGTGTGAACAGACACTATTCACCATCcattggcatttaaaaaaaatctgaaatctgaaaatatttctgtattaaatacacagaagaaaaactaaaaaaagacattaaaatacagtagTGTCCCTCATTAACTGTATAAATCTCCATctttgagaattaaaaaaaattgatataaacttacaggtgcatctcaataaattagaattgtcgtggaaaagttcatttatttcagtaattcaactcaaatcgtgaaacttgtgtattaaataaattcaatgcacacagactgaagtagtttatgtctttggttcttttaattgtgatgattttggctcacatgtaacaaaaacccaccgattcactatctcaacaaattagaatatgatgacatttgATGACACTGAAAGATGATTTAGTAGACAGTCCCTTACCTTCAAACTCTGTTCTGTTATCTTGCGTCGTTTGACCTgagaatataaataaacttattaATGATCACCCATTTTGCGACCAGATATTCATTAACACTAcaacttttttataataaatctatTCTATTGCAAAGAGGTTGAATGTTTAGTGCAGCAGTAGCGAAGCTCACTGATTCATGGAATAGCTTGTAATATGTTTCATGTCTCTCAGATAATTTCCAAATATAAGAGCAGTGGCATCGCTGTCAGACGTTCATACAGATAATCTCATGCTTTATGTTAGATCTTAAACTGAAAATCTCCTACCACAGATCATAGACGGATCCAGCAAGAGCAAAAGAAGTCCAAAAAGATAAAACATTGTGCAAGACAAATGATAAATGTCAA
It contains:
- the LOC127945952 gene encoding receptor activity-modifying protein 3 isoform X2, producing MFYLFGLLLLLLDPSMICGQTTQDNRTEFEDESIRVKNESVQQELNNYLNTENFQNQSFQKRFSHCREEKLKDYCRNCSEIFSEVMSEIGGENWCIMEIVIRYYNQLTVCMDIVSSLSDCFYPNHVVEQEFVKIHQQYFSLCRNEEDLLDAPAGVVLVSTLLPILLIPFIVYIVVWKSSLRD
- the LOC127945952 gene encoding receptor activity-modifying protein 3 isoform X1, with translation MFYLFGLLLLLLDPSMICGQTTQDNRTEFEDESIRVKNESVQQELNNYLNTERPNVTYEDSENFQNQSFQKRFSHCREEKLKDYCRNCSEIFSEVMSEIGGENWCIMEIVIRYYNQLTVCMDIVSSLSDCFYPNHVVEQEFVKIHQQYFSLCRNEEDLLDAPAGVVLVSTLLPILLIPFIVYIVVWKSSLRD
- the LOC127945952 gene encoding receptor activity-modifying protein 3 isoform X3 is translated as MFYLFGLLLLLLDPSMICGQTTQDNRTEFEENFQNQSFQKRFSHCREEKLKDYCRNCSEIFSEVMSEIGGENWCIMEIVIRYYNQLTVCMDIVSSLSDCFYPNHVVEQEFVKIHQQYFSLCRNEEDLLDAPAGVVLVSTLLPILLIPFIVYIVVWKSSLRD